The sequence ttaaagttaaattaatttctaaaaaaaatttttttctaaagcacgcacgaaatgttcgattttcgacgcatgtaaagtagtgaatagttattggacatacaCGAAGtaataagttaccataaattactgataaattgccataaattgccataaattttagaaaatttttttaatgttcagaaatttttgaaatttatcaaattttcagaaattttttgaaattttttaatttctttcaaaaagcttcggatacaataaatttctataaattttcggtaatttacgaatttacaaaaaacttcCGGAATTTTTAGGTAATATTTGTAATTGTaccataaatttacaaaaattaccgaacattttcaaaaaatttgtttttattgtttctggAATCGAAAATTTgccgcatttgttagaaaaaatatcgtgtgctacaggagctaaaagtagaCAGTGAAGTTTAcacttgtgaagtttacagtacttgccatcggctcatcttcgggtcgtttTCGGCGCGTGTTCGGCTCGTTTACAGCTCTCCTACGACTCGTCTGtggctcgtacagctaacttcacactcgtgtggaactccctactttccgcacttgtagcacaatatactatttttctgctgcaatatttattattatcattatcataATATTAAGTCAAATCCTTTTCGGGGTAAGCGGATTTCTCTCGGTTCTATCCTCGTCATACTGTCAGACTTCTAGGAATTCATACGAGAAAATTAAGAAGGAAATGTGTATGGGGAGGTATAAaagagaaataataaatttgagaTCTATCTAGAATTACCGTATTGGTTATTAAATCAGCACGCTCGTTCCCTAATGGCGCTCCGGCACTACTTGCTGATCAACTTtcctagcaatcaccccaggggAAGAGCTTCAGGAAGCCATCATACGTCATAGATCACATAAAAGTGCACAAACTGATTAATAATTCCATATAAAGATTCATACTCTTTCCTCTAGTCACATCCAATCTCATCCAAGACCGTTCGTTTCGGGCGTCTCTTACTCCTTTAAGACACTTGATTAGACATTTCTGATAAATTGTCTTGCTCCACATCTTTGCTGGATTACcatacattttagaaaattcgttttgcgaatttgaaaatttaacaattggttagaaaattaaattatttggtaaaaaaataacttttttgttgaaagttgatatgtttggtcaaaaattcaactattgtggtagaagatcaaactattttgttcagaattgaactatttacttgagaatttaacaatttggttaaaagtgcttGCAGGAAAACTCtactctattgttgaaaattggtttttcgggtaaaaaattaatcttctttgtaaaaaatttatctttttggttaaggttccaattattttgttaaaaactcgtatgTTTTCATTAGATtggtctgattgaaaattcataagttttgttAAGAATGCAATTTTCCAAACTGTAAATTCCACATCcttctaaaaaataagtattttggcttgaaaactcaactatgtattcaagaattgaactatttggtagaaaattaacttttatgttaaaaacttttatgtttcgggttgaaaattgaactggtgTGTAGATCATTTGTCTGTTTGGTTTTAGAACTAagcaatttggatgaaaatgcatttgttttattgaaaatttgtcttaatgGGGAGAAAATTAATagtgtttattgaaaattcatcattttggatcaggattcaatttttttatcatttattcttgttaaaattaaattttttataacaatgatgATAGATTctactaattgattgaaaatttatctttcttaatttgaaaattaaagtttctgatgaaaatgatttttttttttttgagtttaaaagtcaactttttctaaaatattcaacttctGAGCTTAAAAAACtaactctattgttgaaaatttgtctttttgggtagaaaattctactgttttttaaaaaatgcatatttttcgctTGAACTCTTTACTCAGTCGCGAACTCACAAAAGCGGAGCgtactataatgagttagttcccacccaccttcAACTCCAAATTCGACGCTATACAAGAGTTTTACCGTATTTTTCGGCACAAGTGCAATATATTTATacgatatataaaaatatttgttataattttaagagaacataTGTAACATTAATAACCTTTTCATAAACAATAAATATCtccttaaagaaaaattaaaaattatttagaaacgtTAGACGcggaagaattttattttatgactATGAGAATTGAATGGCAGCTGTCgaacatatttttctattgaagcTGTTTGAAGAAACTATTATCTTGTTTGAAAAGATATTACACTGTATGTATAGTAAAAGACATATTTCTAAAGCTTCAATTGTTGTCTCTAATTCGTGTAGCGCAttaaaaatagcttcattattaAACTCTGCTTATATAAAGAATGGAAGTCCcgcattattattcaaaatttattttataaatgcatAAATGGAGATTTTTTTATCAGCTATCACCAACGTTTAGATTAGATTtgttattatttcacaattatttccaaaattaaaaaattgcatataaaAAAGAAGGTTTTCTATTACCTAAGGGTCCTTCCATAAATTAGGTCATCAATTTTAGGCTACTTTACCCCTTCCTCCACCCTTCATTGACAACCATAGTTttgtttacccccccccccttcgaaAAGTTACGTAGCCTTAACTTTTCTAAAAACAtaggaaatagggtgatttttctatcaaataaggGAATAATAGTGATACAAtatctttcaagtaaaatcaatttaaatagtaaattgaattcaatttaaaccacTTCAAATTCCTTAAAGTTCAAGTTACAATATattgcatttctaataaaatagttaaatttttaacaaaaaaatattttctaccaattcagacgaaatttcaacccaaaaagacgatttttggaagacagttgaattttttttaagtttttttccaagaaagataaatttttaatcaagcggtcaaattttcgaacaaaaatgatcacaattcaaacgaaaaaattgcattttcaagaaaaaagtttttttttacaaagaaagattactttttactGAAGCGTTATTAATCTATCGCTTCCTTCTCGATTTGCGATATACGCTACGTTCCTCAAAGATGGAACTCCTCACTACCATAAGACAAATTATCAATCAGTCGAACTTCTtgaaaaaacaatcaaaaaaataagcTGAATCaacaaacaaatagatgaatttttaatcaagcaatattaatctttaacaacatagttaaatttttaactgaataagatgtttttggaccaaaaaaggaatggtcaaatttttagtttaaaaattcgttttcaagaaaaagatctTATCTTTAATAGAACCGAgagattgttttcgaaattctgtttaaaataagcccagggtgaagccaatttttctagttttttagtggatattgcaaaaattgtgtaaatttcaatgttttcttaaatttttaataacttccgaaatagtcaacgtttttcaatgttcttgggctcattttgaagctttttttcaccgtatcacaacaacttacgagtattaatcgtaaaaaatgtttttacgaattgcaagaacttaaatttgtaacaaattaactTTCATTCTGATTTGCTTACAGTTTAGACGTTTTCagatttatccaacttttttattacaacttcaagttcttgcaattcgaaaagaaactTTCACGATTCATattcgtaagctgttgtgatacggtgaacaaaagcttaaaaatgagcccaagaacattgaaaaacgttgactatttcggaagttattgaaaatttaagaaaacattgaaattgacactatttttgcaatatctatttaaaaactagacaaataggtTTCACCCTCGgcttattttagacagaatttcgaaaacaatcaaccttttaaagagacattttttagctccagtataattaaagcgataaatacaaaaaaaaaagatttttttaagtaaaccCATATTTTTGATCGGTACCGGTAATAATGAACTTTGTagataaaaacacgaatttttaacaaaataaataaattaattaaatccttCAAGAAATGggtggattttcaagcaaaaaatatgtttgctttttgaccaaaaatataatcgtcaaatttttagtttaataaattaattttcaacacaaaaaaaatttttattgagtcgaattgaaccaaaaaagacaaaatttcaaacaagtagtatgaatcttaaaccaaaaggatgatttttcaattaacaaaaataattttcttactaaaaagaggaatttttaagaaattacatccatcttcaaaatattgttgaattttaaagaccaaaataatatttctctacaaaacagttgattttttaaccaaaaaatatgattttgtgacaaaaagttcattttaaaataccTACTCCTtcattttgtctctttttttacggatttgagaggattttcatagacattttttgatttcaaacaagatgaataaattttcaacaaaaaatatgaatttaccacaaaaaataaatttttagtttaattttctaccattgaattttcaaaccaaaaataattacttaaaaaaggggaaaaaagcggaatgcaatttttcatgaaatagttcTATACAATGTTCCATAAATCCGTTCAAttagaaactgaaattataaatttacaacaaaagaacatttaaagttttttaactttaaatcaagtagttgagttttcaaccaaaaaaatgtattttcaaccaagaatcttAATGTTGgggacaaaatatttaattggtctgttaaaatgataaatttataactggaaggattaattttgaagaaaaagaattttcaagaaaagaattcaaGATTCAACCTAATGGATGATTCTTTAACACTGgagattaattgtctacaaatGGTAccatgaaaatacaaattttcaacaaaataattaaatctttcacCAAATATATGGACTTTCtactaaagaaatacattttttgatcaaaaatgtaatcgtcaaattttaagataaaaaaattgattttcaagtacaacaaaatgaattttgaaccaatagaATCCAAATCAAAAAGACGAGACTTTAAGTAAATGATTGAATccttaagcaaaaagatgaattttcagcaagcaagaataattttcaaccaaaaagatgaatttcaaacaaaattcaatcattttcaacaatattgttgaattttatagctaaaagaacgaattatctacataaaagtcgaatttttaacccgaaaatgtgatttttgaacCTAAAGCTCATTTCCTACcaaatacattttgtttttaaacgaatagtttaattttctaacaaactactaaattttctgaaaaagagtaactttctaaacaaaaaagttgaatgaacTGCTTTGTAAAACAGTTCTATGAAAAAGTTTACACTAAATTTATGATTTATGATCCTGTTACCAACCGTGATTTTCAGCGTGACCCCTTCCAATTTGCCTTGCAGTTTATAAACAACCCCTAATACGTGACttcatgatgaatttttaatttaatatctaatcaaagtatttaaaaatatcttttatttaaggatttcttaaatttctctaCTTAAAACTATGATATAATGAAAAACGTtacataaaaaagtataattcatattttaataattgatgttaTCTTGTAGACCaggttaatttatttgattaatttctgATGTTAAATATGGCCGATTACTGGTCGTATGATTTTCTGGGAAAAGGAGAAAAAATCTGCCTTGGCCCGGATTTGAACTCGAAACGCCACCATTCACGAGAGCATTGTTAACCAATTTACGCTACCGGGACTTCACCAGATTTTTTCTCGTTCCTTCTGTATTAATAGGCTGACGCGGGTCTGCTCCTTTGTAACCTGGGAATTTTAGTGATTAATTCTAGTCTGAATAACTTCAGCGgatctgaatataatttaatatttgaagttatttttcaaccagggTAATTAACTAATTTCTGATGCTAGATATTGCCGATTAATAGTCAAATAATTTTCTCGAGAAACGAGAACAAATCTGCCTTGGTCTGGATTCGAACTGGGAAAGCCATTATTTACGTGTCGAGAGTTAACCGATTACGCCAACGGGGCTTCAGATTGGTTGAATTTATTTAGACTATAATCAAGTTAATCTCTATTATTTCACAGGTAACAAGGATGAAAAACGCCTCATCCTGTGGATATAGGAGAATTGGTGACGTAATTAGTTAACACCCCATGCTTTCCTAGTTCAAATCCAGGCAACGGCAGATTTTCCTTATTTCCccagaaaattattttagcaGTAAACGGCAATATctaacatcaaaaattaatttataatccatattagtaataaataatctattttgattTCAGGTgatcaaaatttcacaaaagaaGTATATTATGTTAATTCTTTAGGTAAAATAAAGATCATATACTATACAAAGTAtgccaagaaattttttaataatgatctTGCGTTCAGAGAGAAGTTTAAGAATTGATTGAGcaatctttaatattatttaataattttaggtgtGCCATTTACTTcaactaatacaaaataaatacacTCAACTTCTAACATAAGATAGGTTTCGGGCATGGCTTGCCTTGGACTTAACCCTGAATCAGGAGAATCCAAACGTAAAGGGGTAGCACCCtatgattattttttgttggatttggacgcatgacgcaacctgatgcaactaacgcgctgtGAGTGGAGCCATCAAGCTGTTTGTCACGCTTAACTCAGCACATACTCTATTTCGGCACTGTGGCTCCTCTTATTACGAAACTGCGCAGGACATTAGTTCTAGGAATATCTTAAAACGGGAgctcttatatcgggagttgagagTATGCTGTAAGGCTTATTTGGTAAAACTTCCAgcatttttcgcaaattttatataaaaaagaaaattttagtatttttttcgtaaaattgaggTCAGTTCACAGtagttattgttaaaaaaaagataagtatccactatcagaaaaaataataatttgatcgtcaaaattcgtttgaaatttaCTACATCTGTTTGTTGAAAGACCTCAAATGCATTATGTTCTAGGATTTGAAATTAATGCTGTTAGAGGTCCACTTGGTGGTTGGCACATTGGCATTGTTCCTGGTgagtattctaaaaaaattgttttccctgaaaaaaagtttaagaatggAATAATATaagtttctaaattgttttttttttaatagcaaacATTAAGTTTAGATAATTGAATATTCTGTCAATTTTCCAgttaatttctttcgatttttttctcgatgtttttcgattttccagttAAGTATATACCCTGATATTgacaaaagattgaaaaatattttcgtggatatttttaacgaaaataataactttctcttattttttgtacttttctttattatcagtacaattacattttttcattgcaTTTTGTAATTGGATTGGGAGCTGGAGCTCAAAACAGTACTGGAGCTATATTGGGTGCCGGAGCAGAATCAGGTAACGGAGCTCGATTGTGGGCCGAAGATGGATCGGGTAGCAAAGCTAAATTGGGTTTCGGAGCTGCATTGTGGGCTGAAACTGGATTAGGGTCTAGAACTGGAAAAGCTACTACAGCTGAAGTGGGTGCTACAAACTGAATCGAGTAGCAGAGCTGAATTGGGGGCTGAAACTGGATTAGGATCTAGAGCTGGAACCGGTTCTAGAACTAAAGTGGGTGCTGGAGCTGGATCGAATAGTGGAACTGAATTAATAGCCAGAGCTATATTGGGTAGCGAAGCTGAATTAAGTGCCGTAGCTGAATCAGATGGTGGAGCTACATTGGGGGCCGGATCTGGATCGTATAGCGAAACGAAATGAAGTGGCGGAGCTGCATTGTGGGCTAAAACTGGATTAGGATCTAGAGCTGGAAATGGTACTAGAGCTAAACGGGTAATCGAACTGGCTCTAATAGCGGAACTAACAGGTTAAATAGTGGAGCTGAATTGGGGAACAGAAATGGATCGGGTAGAGCATCTAAATTGGGTGCTGGAACTGGATCGGTTAGCGCAGCTGAATTAGGTTTCGGAACTGCATTGGAGGTTGAAACTTAATTAGATTCTAGAGCTGGAACAGGTACTAGAATACTGACGTAGGTGATGGAACTGAATCGAGTAGTAGAGATGAATTGGGAGCTAAAACTGGATTAGGATCTAGAGCTGGAACCGGTACTAGAACTGAAGAAGGTGCTGGAACTGAATCGAGTAGTATAGCTGGATTGGAGGCTGAAACTGGATGAGGATCCGGAGCTGGAACCGTTACTAGAACTGAAGTGGGTTCTGAAACTTAATCGAGTAGTGAAGCTGAATTGGGAGCTGAAACTTGATAAGAATCTAGAGCTGGAACATGTACTAGAACTGAAGAGGGTGCTGGAACTGAATCGAGTAGCAGAGCTGAATTTGGAGCTGAAACTGGATAAGGATCTAGAGCTGAAACAGGTACTAGAACTGAAGAGAGTGTTGGAACTGAATCAAGTAGTAGAGCTTAATTGGGAACTAAAACTGGATAAAGATCAAGAACTGTAACAGGTACTAAAACTGAAGAGAGTGTTGGAACTGAATCGAGTAGCAGAGCTGATTTGGGAACTAAAACTGGATTAGGATCTAGAGCTGGAACCGGTACTAGAACTGAAGTAAGTGCTGGAACAGAATCAAGTAGTAGAGCTTAATTGGGAGCTGAAACTGAATTAGTATCTAGAGCTGGAACCGGTACTAGAACTGAAGAGGGTGCTGGAACTGAATCGAGTAGCAGAGCTGATTTGGGATCTGAAACTGGATTAGGATCTAGAGCTGGAACCGGTACTAGAACTGAAGTAAGTGCTGGAACTGAATCAAGTAGTAGAGCTTAATCGGGAGCTGAAACTGGATTCGGATCTAGAGCTGGAACCAGTACTAGAACTGAAGAGGGTGCTGGAACTGAATCGAGTAGCAGAGCTGATTCGGGATCTGAAACTGGATTAGGATCTAGAGCTGGAACCGGTACTAGAACTGAGGAGGGTGCTGGAACTGAATCGAGTAGCAGAGCTGATTCGGGATCTGAAACTGGATTAGGATCCAGAGCTGGAACCGGTACTAGAACTGAAGTAGGTG is a genomic window of Belonocnema kinseyi isolate 2016_QV_RU_SX_M_011 chromosome 8, B_treatae_v1, whole genome shotgun sequence containing:
- the LOC117178494 gene encoding putative per-hexamer repeat protein 5, coding for MHYVLGFEINAVRGPLGGWHIGIVPAGAQNSTGAILGAGAESGNGARLWAEDGSGSKAKLGFGAALWAETGLGSRTGKATTAEVGSRAGTGSRTKVGAGAGSNSGTELIARAILGSEAELSAVAESDGGATLGAGSGSGTNRLNSGAELGNRNGSGRASKLGAGTGSVSAAELGDGTESSSRDELGAKTGLGSRAGTGTRTEEGAGTESMKLNWELKLDKNLELEHVLELKRVLELNRVAELNLELKLDKDLELKQVLELKRVSRTVTGTKTEESVGTESSSRADLGTKTGLGSRAGTVSRAGTGTRTEEGAGTESSSRADLGSETGLGSRAGTAETGFGSRAGTSTRTEEGAGTESSSRADSGSETGLGSRAGTGTRTEEGAGTESSSRADSGSETGLGSRAGTGTRTEVGAGTESTETGFGSRAGTGTRTEEGAGTESSSRADSGSETGLGSRAGTGTRAGTGTRTEEGAGTESSSRADLGSETGLGSRAGTETGFGSRAGTGTRTEEGAGTESSSRADSGSETGLGSRAGTGTRTEEGAGTESSSRADSGSETGLGSRAGTAETGFGSRAGTGTRTEEGAGTESSSSADSGSETGLGSRAGTGTRTEVDAGTESTGTGTRTEEGAGTESSSRADSGSETGLGSRAGTGTRTEVGAGTESIRSRAGTGSGVEMGPGAELDVEAGLEAENLLGAGDGNVTGAELDAGAGNGTGAGLGTGAGLGTGAG